The following proteins come from a genomic window of Winogradskyella sp. PC-19:
- a CDS encoding NAD-dependent epimerase/dehydratase family protein, with protein MKILITGVAGFIGSHCAERFLDLGHSVVGIDNFSDYYSLDLKTLNANAVETKGAKIIKTDLRSEDFGKTLDTDFDYIFHFAAQPGISQTSTFEDYFSNNVIATKNLVDFALSCKSLKLFVNIGTSSIYGLQATFSEDVAPKPASHYGVTKLAAEQLVLQKSRENQMQACSLRLYSVIGPRERPEKMYTKLIDLGIKGQAFPLFEGSDKHLRSFTYVGDIIDGIVSVVGNEAKVDGEIINLGTEVEHTTQDGIDAVSKVLGKPIEIDIKPKRAGDQLRTKANIDKARNLLGYNPQTTLLESVEAQVKWFQENFL; from the coding sequence ATGAAAATATTAATTACCGGAGTTGCTGGTTTTATTGGTTCGCATTGTGCTGAGCGTTTTTTGGATTTAGGACATTCTGTAGTCGGAATTGATAATTTTTCAGACTATTACAGTCTAGACTTAAAAACACTAAACGCAAACGCTGTTGAAACAAAAGGCGCAAAGATTATAAAAACGGACTTGCGTTCCGAAGATTTTGGAAAGACATTAGATACTGATTTCGATTATATATTTCATTTCGCCGCTCAACCTGGGATTTCTCAAACTTCAACTTTTGAAGATTATTTTTCTAATAATGTAATCGCTACAAAAAATCTTGTTGATTTTGCATTAAGCTGTAAGTCGCTTAAACTTTTTGTAAATATTGGAACATCCTCAATTTATGGTCTACAAGCAACTTTTTCGGAAGATGTTGCTCCAAAACCAGCGTCGCATTATGGTGTTACTAAACTCGCAGCTGAACAATTGGTACTTCAAAAAAGTAGAGAAAATCAAATGCAAGCTTGTAGTTTACGATTATATTCTGTCATTGGTCCAAGAGAACGACCTGAAAAGATGTATACTAAACTTATTGATTTAGGTATAAAGGGTCAAGCTTTTCCTCTATTTGAAGGAAGCGATAAACATCTAAGAAGTTTTACCTATGTAGGCGATATTATTGATGGTATTGTAAGTGTTGTGGGTAATGAAGCCAAGGTAGATGGCGAGATTATCAACCTTGGTACAGAGGTAGAGCATACCACACAAGATGGTATTGATGCAGTTTCTAAAGTTTTAGGAAAACCTATCGAGATAGATATTAAGCCAAAACGAGCTGGAGACCAACTCCGAACAAAAGCTAATATTGATAAAGCTAGAAATCTTTTAGGTTATAATCCACAAACAACTTTATTAGAAAGTGTTGAGGCTCAGGTTAAATGGTTTCAGGAAAATTTTCTTTAG
- a CDS encoding glycosyltransferase, producing the protein MSRTFTIIIPVYNEEDNLERLEMALLNFLNRVSIPTSILFVNDGSTDNSKTMIESICLRNNAFNFISIKTNKGLSTALKAGFDFVDSDLIGYMDADLQTSPEDFNLLLKHIDDYHLITGVRLSRKDTFFKKITSKTANVVRRIFTRDGMDDTGCPLKVIHSDYAKRIPMFRGLHRFLPAMILLQNGKIKQVPIRHFSRIKGKSKFSLRNRFFGPLIDCFAYLWMKKKYVNYTIE; encoded by the coding sequence ATGAGTCGCACATTTACAATTATAATTCCTGTTTATAATGAGGAAGATAACCTAGAACGCCTTGAGATGGCATTATTAAACTTTCTCAATAGAGTATCTATACCTACTTCTATACTCTTTGTAAATGATGGGTCTACGGATAATAGTAAAACAATGATTGAATCTATTTGTTTACGTAACAATGCGTTTAACTTTATCTCCATTAAAACAAATAAAGGTCTAAGCACTGCATTAAAAGCAGGTTTTGATTTTGTTGACAGCGATTTGATTGGGTATATGGATGCTGACCTTCAAACATCACCAGAAGACTTTAATTTATTACTTAAGCACATTGACGATTATCACCTAATAACTGGAGTTAGATTAAGTAGAAAGGATACTTTTTTTAAAAAAATAACTTCAAAAACAGCTAATGTTGTTAGACGCATTTTTACGCGAGATGGCATGGATGACACCGGTTGTCCGTTAAAAGTTATTCATTCAGACTACGCAAAACGCATCCCAATGTTTAGAGGACTACATCGTTTCTTACCTGCTATGATATTACTACAAAATGGAAAAATAAAACAAGTACCTATCAGGCACTTTTCAAGGATTAAAGGGAAATCAAAATTTAGTCTAAGGAATAGATTTTTTGGACCATTAATAGATTGTTTTGCTTATCTATGGATGAAAAAAAAATATGTCAACTATACTATTGAGTAG
- a CDS encoding MATE family efflux transporter — protein sequence MVLSNYTKEFSYNLKLATPVILGMLGHTFVSFVDNVMVGQLGAAELAAVSLGNSFIFIAMSIGIGFSTAITPLVAEADTEGNFEKGKSAFKHGLFLCTLLSLILFVLLLFAKPLMYIMDQPEEVVVLALPYLDLVAFSLVPLIIFQAFKQFSDGMSLTKYPMYATIIANVLNVIINYILIFGKFGFPQMGIVGAAVGTLVSRFVMLFYLWFLLSKREKSRLYVTGINFFTLTKQALKKLTNLGLPSAMQMFFEVGIFTAAIWLSGTLGRNAQAANQIALNLSSMTFMVAMGLSVAAMIRVGNQKGLKDFKALKRIAESIFFLGFIFAVIFALVFVIFNSMLPNLYVDFDDPVNALDTAEVVKIAATLLLAAAVFQITDSLQVIVLGALRGLQDVYIPTIITFIAYWLIGFPISYFLGKADAYGSLGIWIGLLAGLTSAAILLYIRFVYLTKRLILKNVN from the coding sequence ATGGTTTTAAGCAACTACACCAAAGAATTTTCATACAACTTAAAGTTAGCAACACCAGTGATTTTGGGTATGCTTGGTCATACGTTTGTCAGTTTCGTGGATAACGTTATGGTAGGTCAATTGGGTGCTGCAGAATTAGCAGCAGTATCTTTGGGTAATAGTTTTATTTTTATTGCTATGTCAATTGGTATCGGTTTTTCAACTGCAATTACACCATTAGTAGCAGAAGCAGATACCGAAGGAAATTTTGAGAAAGGAAAATCAGCCTTCAAACACGGCTTATTTTTATGTACACTTTTATCACTTATACTTTTTGTATTACTATTATTTGCCAAGCCCCTAATGTACATTATGGATCAACCTGAAGAAGTGGTTGTTCTGGCATTACCTTATTTAGATTTGGTTGCTTTTTCATTAGTGCCATTAATTATTTTTCAAGCATTTAAGCAGTTTAGTGATGGTATGTCCTTGACAAAATATCCGATGTATGCTACTATAATTGCTAATGTGTTAAATGTAATAATCAATTATATATTGATTTTTGGAAAGTTTGGTTTTCCTCAAATGGGAATTGTTGGAGCAGCAGTTGGAACATTAGTGTCACGTTTTGTAATGCTATTTTATTTATGGTTTTTATTGTCTAAGCGTGAAAAATCTAGACTTTATGTTACTGGGATAAATTTCTTCACATTAACAAAGCAAGCTCTGAAAAAACTTACCAATTTAGGCTTGCCAAGTGCTATGCAAATGTTTTTTGAAGTAGGAATATTTACTGCAGCTATTTGGCTTAGCGGAACATTAGGTCGAAACGCTCAAGCAGCTAATCAGATAGCGCTTAACTTATCTTCAATGACATTTATGGTTGCTATGGGATTAAGTGTAGCGGCAATGATTCGTGTAGGAAATCAAAAAGGACTTAAGGATTTTAAAGCCTTAAAAAGAATAGCCGAATCTATATTTTTCCTAGGTTTTATTTTCGCTGTAATATTTGCTTTGGTCTTTGTAATCTTTAATAGTATGCTGCCTAATCTGTATGTAGATTTTGATGACCCAGTTAACGCTTTGGATACTGCTGAAGTTGTTAAAATTGCTGCGACTTTATTATTAGCTGCTGCTGTATTCCAAATTACAGACAGTTTACAAGTTATAGTTTTAGGAGCGTTACGTGGACTTCAAGACGTTTATATACCAACTATAATAACTTTTATTGCTTATTGGTTAATAGGTTTTCCTATTAGTTATTTTTTAGGAAAGGCAGACGCTTATGGTAGCTTGGGTATATGGATTGGATTATTAGCAGGATTAACTTCTGCAGCGATTTTATTATACATAAGGTTTGTATATTTGACAAAGCGTTTAATATTAAAAAACGTAAATTAA
- a CDS encoding phosphatase PAP2 family protein: MLEQLLDYDTQLFVFLNSLGSETWDGLWLVITDKLTFIPLYAILLTLIYRKYGWQKLLVMAVVIAAMITFTDQMTNVVKRSVLRFRPCACEEIMDTIRYIAERCSTNRSFFSGHASNSMAAAVFGGLILRPYYKNLIFILLFWSATVAYSRIYVGVHFPIDIICGMTFGAISGFGFYKLYGVIAKKYFPMTSSTQ; this comes from the coding sequence ATGTTAGAGCAATTATTAGATTACGATACTCAATTATTTGTTTTTCTAAACAGTTTAGGAAGTGAAACATGGGATGGACTATGGTTGGTCATAACAGATAAATTAACCTTCATACCACTTTACGCCATATTACTAACTCTTATTTATAGGAAATATGGTTGGCAAAAGCTATTAGTTATGGCAGTTGTAATTGCAGCTATGATAACATTTACAGATCAGATGACAAATGTTGTTAAGCGTTCGGTATTGCGATTTAGGCCATGTGCTTGCGAAGAAATAATGGATACCATACGTTATATTGCAGAGCGTTGTAGTACAAATCGTAGCTTTTTCTCAGGACATGCTTCTAATTCGATGGCAGCTGCTGTATTTGGTGGACTTATATTAAGACCGTATTATAAAAATTTAATATTTATACTTTTATTTTGGAGTGCAACAGTAGCTTACAGCCGCATATATGTTGGAGTGCATTTTCCTATTGATATCATTTGTGGTATGACATTCGGAGCTATTTCTGGTTTTGGTTTTTATAAACTTTATGGTGTTATTGCCAAAAAGTATTTTCCGATGACTTCTTCTACTCAATAG
- a CDS encoding NAD(P)H-dependent flavin oxidoreductase gives MANKITELFNIKYPIIQAGMIWNSGWRLASAASNSGILGLIGAGSMYPDVLREHIQKCKVATDKPFGVNVPMLYPNIEEIMDIILEEGVKIVFTSAGNPKTWTKWLQDRGITVVHVVSSVKFALKAEAAGVDAIVAEGFEAGGHNGRDETTTLTLIPMVKEQLSIPLIAAGGIATGKAMLATMILGADGVQVGSRFVASDESSAHKAFKEVVVDAKEGDTQLTLKELAPVRLIKNKFYNEVQELYKTGPTPEQLKELLGRARAKRGMFEGDLEDGELEIGQIAGLIHDIKPVSKIVEEMVAEFEEAKKCIAIL, from the coding sequence ATGGCAAATAAAATCACTGAACTTTTTAATATAAAATATCCAATCATTCAAGCTGGTATGATTTGGAATAGTGGCTGGCGTTTAGCTTCTGCTGCTAGTAATTCAGGAATATTAGGTCTTATTGGTGCAGGTTCAATGTACCCAGATGTCTTACGAGAACATATTCAAAAATGTAAAGTAGCAACAGATAAACCTTTTGGAGTCAATGTACCTATGCTATATCCAAATATTGAAGAGATTATGGATATCATTCTAGAAGAAGGCGTCAAGATTGTTTTTACTTCTGCGGGCAATCCAAAGACATGGACCAAGTGGTTACAGGATAGAGGTATAACTGTTGTTCATGTGGTAAGCAGTGTCAAATTTGCACTTAAGGCAGAAGCAGCAGGTGTGGATGCTATAGTTGCAGAAGGTTTTGAAGCTGGTGGTCACAATGGCCGTGACGAAACAACAACACTGACATTAATTCCAATGGTAAAAGAGCAGTTAAGTATTCCGCTTATTGCAGCTGGTGGTATTGCTACTGGTAAAGCTATGTTAGCTACTATGATTTTAGGAGCAGATGGCGTACAAGTTGGAAGTCGTTTTGTCGCTAGTGACGAATCTTCTGCGCACAAAGCTTTTAAGGAAGTTGTTGTTGATGCTAAAGAAGGTGATACGCAGCTGACCTTAAAAGAATTAGCGCCAGTACGTTTGATAAAAAATAAATTCTATAATGAGGTTCAAGAATTATATAAGACTGGACCAACACCAGAGCAACTAAAAGAATTACTTGGGCGTGCACGCGCCAAACGGGGTATGTTTGAAGGCGATTTAGAAGATGGTGAATTGGAGATTGGTCAAATTGCAGGATTAATTCATGATATAAAACCTGTTTCTAAAATTGTTGAGGAAATGGTTGCTGAATTTGAGGAGGCTAAGAAGTGTATTGCTATTCTGTAA